A stretch of DNA from Tigriopus californicus strain San Diego chromosome 8, Tcal_SD_v2.1, whole genome shotgun sequence:
CAAAAAGAGATGGTAGGGCGCGGAAACCATCGCCCATACTCAATCCTCATCTAACTGCGACCCGCACTTTCTACGTGGAACAACGAGAAGCTGCTAAACAATTGATGGATGCAAACTGAGGCGAGATTCCAAGTCAAGACATCACATTGGGTGTATGGCTCCCTTCAACAGGTTTTCACTCAATAACAAAAAGAGTTGCCTTGGCAACGCCTTGGATATACGTATTGATATTATAAAAAGGGGGATATAAACTCCGATTAAGTTTGtccaaatgccaagacatctagttgaactttttctttggTACAAAGCAAATGGACGAGCTTTTGGAAAACAACAATCTTTCAAGTAGATTATATTGGTATATTAGATCACTTGACATCTTTCAGAAAGTATCGCTTTCCAAAAGTAATCGATCAATATTGTTGGTACTCTTAGTTACATATTGGCATGaattttcacaaacatttacGTAGTTCGCAGATGCTTTGTCATTAAGGATTGCACTAAAATAGGTCGAAAAAGGACATGTTTTGCCGCATTACCAACATCTACTAATTGTGTTTtagaaaatgttttgtttctaTGTTTTAAATGGATTTATATATTGATTCGTGTTATTATAAAAATGCCACTATTCCAAAAGATgttcgttttgtttttcaaatggatATCATCCCAAAATTCTTGCTATTTGAGTTAACTGGCAATCAGTTTTGTTAGTACCACCACGTGAAAAAGATGTGTTTGTCACCTGTACGATGCGAAGATCCCCTTTACTTATGTACATACGCGTACTGCTAAATACGAATCCATAGTGAGATGAATGATTGACATCAGTCGCGAGATAGAGACTCTGTTAACAAATGTTGCAAATCAGTTTTGGACAGCTTATTCTACCATGGAATtgattgccaaagtttttGTCCTTAAATAGGAATAATGTTTTAGGATTCGTACGAAAAAGCCCGGTAGAAACCAAGACCAATCAGAACTTGCGCGGCTATCACAATAATGACATTTAAATGTGTCTATTTCCTAGGTGTTTGCCTCCGCCACAGATTTGGCTAGCTCTGCCGGTAAACGCACgacaaaatgaattcaaatgtACCGTACTGTGCTTACTCATGGATCTGGCGATTGCTACACGCGGAGACCGGACAAAGATTTTTCTCTTCAAGGCTATGTTCAAGCAgtagaaggaggaggaggaggagaattAAATGCTTCATCACGATTATCTGGTACCAGGGACAACTAGCAAACTATGAATTAACTCAACTCTGAGACATGAATGATTCATTCGGTCTGAGTTGAGGAAAAACAGCCAACCAAATTCAAGTATTCAGGTCTCGAATGCATTTTCAGGGTGAACCCATGTGTCATTGGAAATTCTGGATCACGAAATCGTTCTCATTCCCTAAGGTGGAATCGATTATCGTAGGGTAGATGAGAGCAACGCTACAGCCTTTGATTTTCCTGAGCTTCAACAAGCCAAGCCCAATGAATCAATAGGTCATCATACTAGAATCAATTGACTTTACTGAATGCTAGGCCATAGGACTTACTTTGTGCCCATTAGATCAACGAATTAAAACAAATGCCTCCAACCACCGATGATTCTTCCAAGCAAGATCTTAGGTCACTTAAGACACGAGGACGTGAATGTGGTCGTGTTTGATTGTAATTCCCGGACTTTTAAGCCATTAAAGCATTAGGTGCCAGTCGTGATATCACGTTTGGGAATGAAACGCTCACTCCTGGTTCAACGACGAGATCGACCAAGGATGATCCCGCTCAATTCTTTCAAGACATTGTGTGTTGACGGTTTGACTGTTGGTGCAATTAAAATGTCAGAGGTGTCAAAGGCCCGCTAAAAAGCCAACAATTCCAAGTGGTTCGTTGATTCAGTGACTTACCTATGTGTATGCTGCATGGTTGTCCTGTGTACATTACTTAAAAGCCACACGCAAGATCATACTGTACATAGTACATGTACGATGATAGAGGGGCTTCTTGGAATTTTCTATCATTGATGATGTCAGGAACGTACGCGATTGAATACGAATTCTTTCAGGGAAGAGTGACTAGAAGATTTTATTGTTCTTCGGGCATCAAAAGGAAAACGCTAAGAACATCATCATGAGAGACGAAGAAggcgaaggaggaggaggaggagggttgGTTCACCGCTTAAGAGAGCAACCATAATCACAGTCATATTTGGTTTGGAAGAGGGACAGGGAGTCACATACACCCATACACTCACACTAAGAAGCATGGTAAAAAACTGGTGGGGATCGTTAGCCGTGAATAACCAGTACTTGAGAAGCTCTAGGATCTTGCAAATAGTTGCTCgagagtgagtgaatgagtgagtgagtgagcgagtggtAGGTAAGTGATAGCCATTTTGATTGTCATGAATGAATCTTGCACGGGCCGTCGAAGTCGGGCTCTGATCTCcatcttgaaatcaaatcGAAGAGAGATTATTAATCAAGCCTAGACCGATGAGGCGTTGTTCCGAGATTCGGagtccaaaatgatttgagtGTTCACGGGCTCGTCGCTCGTTGGCGGTTTGATTGGACGATGATTGCCAAGACCCGAGTCACTCGAATCGGACGACAATCGAGACAACTTGCTCTGTGCTGGAGTCGATTGGGGAGCCCGACACTCTGGGCCAGGTTTCATGGTGTCGCTGTAGTAGTACATCGAGGAACTTGTCGAGCCTCCACTGGTTGAAGCGACCGGGGACTTTTTGGCCGTGGAACACGTCGAGACCGGAGAGGCATTCCGATGATCCCAGGCGTGGTTAAGTGACGTGGTCATTTCGGAGTGATCTTGTACACCCCGAAGGAGGGGATTGACCATCACTCGGCCACTAAACCGGTTAGGTAATCGCTGCATTGGCTTCCCATGCCCTAGAGTTGGAGTCCCAATGCTGGATCCAGCCTCCACCAGATCTGAAGGCGGTGGGTAGATCGTACTACCACAACTGGTGGCATAAGGGTCAATCTCTTCGTAGATAGGCACATTCTGAGGATATGCATAAGAATCCGTATCACAATCGGCACTGCAAGCACTGTTAGGATCAGAAGGAATCAGGTAAAACGGTTGACCACCGATAATGATATGTGGGTAGCTGTGGTACAAATGAGGTGGGGCCGGAGGTTGGTCTGACAATTGCATTGTATTACTGGGTTGGGCCCGCCCCAGTCGCTCGATGGCGGGGCTCTTTCCATCGCTGCTCGGTCCGGGAATGTAGTGATTGGGCAAAGTCTGACACTGATTCGAAGCGTGCTGACCGGGGACTCGCTCGGAGTGGCTTGCCGTGACCGGGTGGTGAAACGGGTGGTTATGATATGGAGGTGGGGGATGAGGATGAGGTTGGTGATTCATCGACGCAGATGTACTTGATATTCGCTTGATTTGCGACGTGATCGAATGAGTGGACGACGAGGGCAACAGCTGCTCGCTGGGTTGGAATAGAACTTTATGAGGTCCGAGCGAGGTGGTGCCCGAGGAATCTCCGAGTCGCGAGAACGTGGACGAGGGTGGCCCCGATGAATCGATGATGCCACGGGGATCATGGCTTTGACAGGGATGACTGAAGTGGCTGGTGCCCAACAACTGTTGGCTCTCTTTCCGCTTTCTGCAACACACCAGAAAAAAGTGGACTTAGATTAAAGAACTAAAAGCTAGAACAGATTATGAAGTCATTGGCGACAACattgttcgttcgttcgctcgttcgGTATTGTTCGTGCGAAAGTTTGAGAGCAACGGATTTAGGCTAATCGTCCATGTTCTCGCTTGGCTTTGTTCTTAAAGGTCGCTTGCTTCCACTCTCGGGGGTAAAGAACAATCTTGGCTCGACAGACTTGACAAGCACAGAGATAATAATACTGCCCATGGCCTTCGACTAACCCCTTTAACTCTAGACAGAACTTGGCTCTATCCGTGCAGTAACTGTTGCGCTCTTGGTGTGTCGTCGGTGCTAAATCTCCGCTCAAGCATCCTCTCCGCTTTGAACCAGGTACACAGAGGCCATTATTTAATGAGCTCCTCCAAACTTAAAGGAAATGAATCATGGCACTTGTACGTGTTCAAGATTACTTTTCGGAGCTATGAAAATAAGCTCATCGAGTGAGACCCCGGGAAAAGTAAATGAAGACACGGCACCCCAGTGAGCGGCCAGAGTGACCAGCCAACAACGGGCCAGAATCCCAGGGCTACGAATCCGATTGGAGGAAAACCGGACTCGTTCTCGTCCTACTCCTGTACTTGGGGAATGGGATGAAGACTTCCAGTTGAGCAAAAATTTCTCTTTCATTATGGAATGAAGTTGTTTTCCAACCCGagactcattttgaaatgctcgATCCCTGCTGATTTGTTCCGAACTGACCATCGAGTATTGTAGTGAGTTGGATGGAATTACTCTGCGGCCATTATTCGCTGCCTCTCCCTCTAGCTCTCTCCTTATTTTGCAATAATGAAGCGTTTGTGTACGTTATAGGTAGTACGTCGTACATAGGTATTGATCAAA
This window harbors:
- the LOC131885553 gene encoding uncharacterized protein LOC131885553 translates to MSQLFSVSPRVFLPRPSFFKLEHSLAKRLVSSPIGMSGQYDLSYNNDNNNNNNNNNNNHFHPSLSDYHIGEEDSGLLSSSSRWDCDGCAPPTFNLPPPPRPPWLEDFENCNESPSQSELIAQLETCDNTIILNSPFEDTFHSVLVILVCAFVAVIVLLLLAIAVFKKRKESQQLLGTSHFSHPCQSHDPRGIIDSSGPPSSTFSRLGDSSGTTSLGPHKVLFQPSEQLLPSSSTHSITSQIKRISSTSASMNHQPHPHPPPPYHNHPFHHPVTASHSERVPGQHASNQCQTLPNHYIPGPSSDGKSPAIERLGRAQPSNTMQLSDQPPAPPHLYHSYPHIIIGGQPFYLIPSDPNSACSADCDTDSYAYPQNVPIYEEIDPYATSCGSTIYPPPSDLVEAGSSIGTPTLGHGKPMQRLPNRFSGRVMVNPLLRGVQDHSEMTTSLNHAWDHRNASPVSTCSTAKKSPVASTSGGSTSSSMYYYSDTMKPGPECRAPQSTPAQSKLSRLSSDSSDSGLGNHRPIKPPTSDEPVNTQIILDSESRNNASSV